TGGTAGTCGTTGACGCCGCCGCGCAGCATCGGGAGGTCCGGCGGCGGTATCCATTCGGTGCTGCCATCGGGGAGTTGCCGGGTGGTCCAGCCGCCGGTTTCGACGAGTTGGTTATCCGGTGGGCAGGCCAGAGTGAGGTCGTCGACGTCGGTGGTGCCACCGCTCTTCCAGTCTTGGGCGGCGTGGTGCACGCCGCTGTGGTAGCCGGGGGCGTCGCAGCCTGGTCGGGTGCAGCCACGACACTTGGCATGCAACATGATTCGCTGGTCTGCCGTGGCGATGCGTTTGGTCCGGCCCAGCCACAACCCGCGTCCGTCGACGCCGTCGAACAGGGCCAGATAGTGGTAGGCATGGCTGGCCATCCGGATCAGGTCGGGGATCGGCAGCAGTGTTCCACTCGCGGTGACTGCGTGCCCGGCCTGCGCTTGAAGGTCCTGCACCGTGGCCGTTGCAATCACCGTGACGGGTAAGCCGTTGTGCTGACCGAATTTCGGATCACCGAGCTGTCCGCGCACCAGGGCCTTGAGCGCATCATGCTGACGCTGGGCATAACTGCGGGCATCCCGTTCAGCGACCTGCTCGCTGGGAGTCGTCGTAGGACTGTCCTCGGCCGGGTTGCACATCCCGGGGGCAGCGAACTTCGCCATCCAGGCATCGACGAGCGACCGTAGCTCCGGGTCGGCGACCAGCCGCCCCACACTCATGCCGTCGAGCTGTTGCCCGCCACACCACACGAATCCACGTTTGCGGGCGCGATC
This is a stretch of genomic DNA from Mycobacterium sp. ELW1. It encodes these proteins:
- a CDS encoding HNH endonuclease signature motif containing protein, whose translation is MSSIDVVLGVLDDAVEALAAVDLEMLDAPERFAVLERLETVRRRQVAVSHTLVARLERFEGCPPVPITLADVLRISSREARRRIRDAEQMAPRRALTGEPLPPVLPETSKAWHAGELDGEHLRVIQKFFRDLPDHVAPIDREKAERTLAQKATALRPDQLDKVAHRLALHLNPDGTFSDEDRARKRGFVWCGGQQLDGMSVGRLVADPELRSLVDAWMAKFAAPGMCNPAEDSPTTTPSEQVAERDARSYAQRQHDALKALVRGQLGDPKFGQHNGLPVTVIATATVQDLQAQAGHAVTASGTLLPIPDLIRMASHAYHYLALFDGVDGRGLWLGRTKRIATADQRIMLHAKCRGCTRPGCDAPGYHSGVHHAAQDWKSGGTTDVDDLTLACPPDNQLVETGGWTTRQLPDGSTEWIPPPDLPMLRGGVNDYHHPERLLEGDSGPPSNDVGNDAA